A single genomic interval of Clostridium facile harbors:
- the ligA gene encoding NAD-dependent DNA ligase LigA, translating into MQIEQARERVEQLTSQLNEASYQYYVLDRPEISDFEYDKLLRELENLEEAFPELRSPNSPTVRVGGQALSSFEKVTHTVQMGSLQDAFSEQEMLQFDQRVREKLSEFQYVVEPKIDGLSVSLEYRDGEFFRGSTRGDGFIGEDVTANLRTIHSIPLRLRETLPYLEVRGEVYMPREKFLKLVEQQELEEEQPFKNPRNAAAGSLRQKDSKIAAERGLDIFVFNIQQIEGKELSSHKESLDYLTSLGFKTVPQYKLVSNIEQALEEIRRIGDAREQFSFDIDGAVVKIDDFNQRELLGAGAKYPKWAMAFKYPPEEKPTVLKEIEVNVGRTGVLTPVAVFDPILLAGTSVSRAVLHNQDFIDEKDIRIGDTILVRKAGDIIPEVVAVVSHGEQSEPFRLPENCPVCGSPVIHNEDEVAVRCENPECPATRLRNIIHFASRGAMNIEGLGIANVTALVEQGLIQSTADLYSLQKEDLLNLERFADKSAENLINAIQGSKQNPLWRLLFGLGIRNVGQSVAKLLCEKFADINQLMEAKPEDISAIYGVGDVMADNIVKFFQQPKTKELIEKLAQAGVNMKSEQVEKGTALQGLTFVLTGTLPTMTRDQAKALIEAAGGKVTGSVSKKTSYVVAGEEAGSKLTKAQNLGISILKEEQLKELLAK; encoded by the coding sequence TTGCAAATCGAACAAGCACGGGAACGTGTAGAACAACTAACATCCCAATTAAATGAAGCTTCTTATCAATACTATGTATTAGATAGGCCGGAAATTTCCGACTTTGAATACGATAAATTATTGCGGGAACTGGAAAACTTGGAAGAAGCGTTTCCAGAACTCCGTTCGCCCAATTCCCCCACTGTAAGGGTCGGAGGACAGGCGTTGAGTAGTTTTGAAAAAGTGACTCATACTGTTCAGATGGGCAGTTTACAGGATGCTTTTTCTGAACAGGAAATGTTGCAGTTTGACCAGCGTGTCCGGGAAAAGCTCTCTGAGTTCCAGTATGTAGTGGAACCCAAAATTGATGGGCTATCCGTTTCGCTGGAATATCGTGACGGTGAATTTTTCCGTGGATCTACCCGTGGGGACGGGTTCATAGGGGAGGATGTCACCGCTAATTTAAGGACAATCCATTCGATTCCTTTGCGGCTCCGTGAAACATTACCTTATTTGGAGGTACGTGGGGAAGTGTATATGCCCCGTGAAAAATTTTTAAAATTAGTGGAGCAACAGGAGCTGGAAGAAGAACAGCCGTTTAAAAATCCCCGAAATGCGGCGGCAGGCAGCCTTCGACAGAAGGATTCCAAAATTGCTGCGGAACGTGGGTTGGATATCTTTGTATTTAACATCCAGCAAATAGAAGGGAAAGAATTGAGCTCCCATAAAGAATCCCTGGATTATTTAACAAGTCTTGGTTTTAAAACCGTTCCCCAGTATAAATTGGTTTCTAATATAGAACAGGCGTTGGAGGAAATCCGTAGGATTGGAGACGCCAGGGAGCAGTTTTCGTTTGATATTGATGGCGCAGTGGTCAAGATAGATGATTTTAACCAGCGCGAATTGTTGGGGGCAGGTGCAAAATACCCCAAATGGGCGATGGCATTTAAATACCCTCCAGAGGAAAAGCCCACTGTATTAAAGGAAATCGAAGTAAATGTAGGTAGAACAGGTGTACTGACCCCAGTAGCGGTATTTGACCCAATTTTACTGGCAGGCACATCGGTGAGCCGTGCGGTGCTGCACAATCAGGATTTTATTGACGAAAAAGATATCCGGATTGGAGATACCATCCTGGTCCGAAAAGCGGGGGACATTATCCCGGAAGTGGTGGCAGTGGTTTCCCATGGGGAACAGAGCGAGCCCTTCCGCCTTCCAGAAAACTGTCCAGTTTGCGGTAGCCCAGTTATCCACAATGAGGATGAAGTTGCGGTGCGATGTGAAAATCCAGAATGTCCGGCAACCCGTTTGCGGAATATTATCCACTTCGCGTCCAGAGGTGCCATGAATATAGAAGGTCTGGGGATTGCCAATGTCACCGCTTTGGTGGAACAAGGGCTAATACAGTCCACCGCTGATTTGTATTCCTTACAAAAGGAAGATTTATTAAACCTGGAACGGTTTGCGGATAAATCAGCGGAAAATTTAATCAATGCGATCCAAGGTTCCAAACAGAACCCCTTGTGGCGGCTGTTGTTTGGGCTGGGTATCCGCAATGTAGGCCAGAGCGTGGCAAAATTGCTCTGCGAAAAATTTGCTGACATCAATCAGTTGATGGAAGCGAAACCAGAGGATATTTCTGCAATCTATGGCGTCGGTGACGTGATGGCGGACAATATCGTAAAGTTTTTCCAGCAACCAAAAACCAAAGAGTTGATTGAAAAACTGGCACAAGCTGGGGTAAATATGAAATCTGAACAGGTAGAAAAAGGAACTGCTTTACAAGGCCTTACCTTTGTGTTGACTGGGACATTGCCCACCATGACCCGTGACCAGGCAAAAGCACTCATTGAGGCAGCAGGAGGGAAAGTAACCGGCAGTGTATCCAAAAAAACTTCTTACGTGGTAGCGGGGGAAGAAGCCGGCAGCAAGCTGACCAAAGCGCAAAATTTAGGGATTTCTATTTTAAAGGAAGAACAGCTCAAAGAGCTGTTGGCAAAATAA
- the gatC gene encoding Asp-tRNA(Asn)/Glu-tRNA(Gln) amidotransferase subunit GatC, with the protein MEFDIQHIAKLSRLKIDPSEEEKFANEMANIIQMVEHLPDIQGDGTLIDPDHPMTMRKDEVEPSFRRDELLKNAPQVQAGCVVVPKVME; encoded by the coding sequence ATGGAATTTGATATCCAGCATATCGCGAAACTTTCCAGGCTGAAAATTGACCCAAGTGAGGAAGAAAAATTCGCGAACGAAATGGCAAATATCATTCAGATGGTAGAACATCTTCCAGACATTCAAGGGGACGGCACACTGATTGATCCAGACCACCCAATGACCATGCGCAAAGATGAGGTAGAACCTAGTTTCCGCCGGGATGAATTGTTAAAAAACGCGCCTCAAGTACAGGCTGGCTGTGTTGTTGTGCCAAAAGTAATGGAATAA
- the gatA gene encoding Asp-tRNA(Asn)/Glu-tRNA(Gln) amidotransferase subunit GatA: MELYQLSATELGAMLAEKKCSAEEITNSVFDRIDKVEDKVNAYVTLCKEQAVEKAKAVDAKIAAGEQLSPLAGIPVGIKDNICTKDVLTSCSSKMLYNFVPPYNATVIDKLNQQDFVMTGKLNMDEFAMGSSTETSYFKKTCNPHDLTKVPGGSSGGSAAAVAAGECPIALGSDTGGSIRQPSSFCGVVGLKPTYGSVSRYGLVAFASSLDQIGPLGRTVDDVALLYSAICGWDKHDATSEYKEYPDFRKQLNPDMKGLKIAVPKEYFGAGIDEEVKASVMNAVKELEKQGATVSEISLPGTDYALSAYYIISSAEASSNLARFDGVKYGYRSEHYNNLIEMYENTRSEGFGDEVKRRIMLGTFVLSSGYYDAYYKRAKFLQRQIAQEFETSFQQYDLIVTPTVPCTAFHIGQNIDDPLKMYANDICTVTVNIAGLPAINIPCGKDVNGMPIGMQMIGKHFSEQTLLNTAKCYENIVGGFGQIPELN, translated from the coding sequence ATGGAATTATATCAATTATCCGCCACAGAGTTAGGCGCAATGCTGGCAGAGAAAAAATGTTCTGCCGAAGAAATTACCAATTCTGTATTTGACAGGATTGACAAAGTTGAGGATAAAGTAAACGCTTATGTCACCCTTTGCAAAGAGCAGGCAGTGGAAAAGGCAAAAGCAGTAGACGCTAAAATTGCTGCTGGGGAACAGCTTTCCCCTTTGGCTGGAATTCCAGTTGGCATAAAAGACAATATCTGTACCAAAGATGTATTGACTAGCTGCTCTTCCAAAATGTTGTACAACTTTGTACCACCTTACAATGCTACTGTGATTGACAAACTGAACCAGCAGGATTTTGTTATGACTGGGAAGTTAAATATGGACGAGTTCGCAATGGGTTCCTCCACCGAAACTTCCTATTTTAAAAAGACCTGTAACCCTCATGATTTAACCAAAGTTCCAGGCGGTTCTTCTGGCGGTAGTGCGGCTGCGGTAGCAGCAGGGGAATGCCCAATTGCTTTGGGTTCCGATACCGGCGGTTCCATCCGGCAGCCGTCTTCTTTCTGTGGTGTGGTAGGGTTAAAGCCTACATATGGCAGTGTTTCCCGTTATGGGCTAGTTGCGTTTGCTTCCTCTTTGGACCAGATTGGTCCTTTGGGCAGAACAGTGGACGATGTTGCGTTGTTGTATTCTGCTATTTGTGGATGGGACAAGCACGACGCTACCAGTGAATATAAAGAATACCCAGATTTCCGCAAACAGTTAAATCCGGATATGAAAGGCTTGAAGATTGCGGTTCCAAAAGAATATTTTGGGGCAGGAATCGACGAGGAAGTAAAGGCATCTGTAATGAATGCTGTAAAAGAATTGGAAAAACAGGGCGCTACCGTATCGGAAATCTCCTTGCCAGGCACAGATTACGCCCTTTCTGCTTATTATATTATTTCTTCTGCGGAGGCTTCTTCCAACTTGGCTCGGTTTGACGGCGTAAAATATGGATACCGCTCTGAACATTATAATAACCTGATTGAAATGTATGAGAATACCAGAAGCGAAGGGTTTGGCGATGAAGTAAAACGCCGTATTATGTTGGGTACCTTTGTGTTGAGTTCCGGCTATTACGATGCTTACTACAAACGGGCAAAATTCTTGCAACGTCAGATTGCCCAGGAATTTGAAACCAGTTTCCAGCAATATGACCTGATTGTTACCCCAACCGTTCCATGTACTGCGTTCCATATTGGGCAGAACATTGATGATCCACTAAAAATGTACGCAAACGATATTTGTACGGTTACCGTGAATATTGCCGGCCTACCAGCTATCAATATCCCTTGTGGAAAAGACGTCAACGGTATGCCAATCGGTATGCAGATGATTGGTAAACATTTCTCTGAACAAACCCTGCTCAACACAGCAAAATGCTATGAAAATATTGTGGGCGGATTTGGTCAAATTCCAGAATTGAACTAG
- the gatB gene encoding Asp-tRNA(Asn)/Glu-tRNA(Gln) amidotransferase subunit GatB, with product MSDYEMVVGLEVHAELCTNTKIYCSCKNEFGLEVNSICCPICTGMPGTLPTLNEKVVEYAIKMGHALNCTIHPISKQDRKNYFYPDLPKAYQISQFDVPLCENGYLDIIVDGEMKRIGVTRIHIEEDAGKLLHDDSFAGSLVDFNRCGVPLIEIVSEPDMRSSEEARAYLETIKSYLLYLGISDAKLQEGSMRCDVNVSVRKKGSQEFGTRCEMKNVNTFSGAVRAIEYEFKRQVEVLEAGGVIEQETRRWDDAKGQTVPLRSKEDAHDYRYFPEPDLKTIVLEESYIEDLKKQIPEMPNYKIARYMKDYSLSQTDAELIADNLERTKLFEDVLAANSKVLPKNASNWVLGDVAKVVNETGKSIFETKLDATRLAELIVAIQDNKISNSAGKTVFEELMATEKSVDDIIKEKGLAQISDSSELEAVVAKVLADNQKSVDDYHNGKTNALGFLMGQCMKATKGKGNPAMMKEMIMKALQA from the coding sequence ATGTCTGATTACGAAATGGTCGTTGGTTTGGAAGTCCATGCGGAACTCTGTACCAACACAAAAATATATTGTTCTTGTAAAAACGAATTTGGTTTGGAAGTAAACTCGATTTGCTGCCCAATCTGTACTGGTATGCCGGGGACACTGCCAACCTTAAATGAAAAAGTAGTGGAATACGCTATCAAGATGGGGCATGCTTTGAACTGTACCATCCACCCAATTTCCAAACAGGACCGTAAAAACTATTTTTACCCTGACCTGCCAAAGGCTTACCAGATTTCCCAGTTTGATGTACCATTGTGTGAAAACGGCTACTTGGATATCATCGTAGATGGAGAAATGAAACGGATTGGCGTTACCCGTATCCACATCGAGGAAGACGCTGGAAAGCTGTTGCACGATGATAGCTTTGCGGGTTCCCTGGTGGACTTCAACCGTTGCGGTGTGCCATTAATTGAAATTGTTTCCGAACCGGATATGCGTTCCAGCGAAGAAGCAAGGGCTTATCTGGAAACCATCAAATCTTACTTATTATATTTAGGAATTTCCGACGCGAAATTACAGGAAGGTTCCATGCGTTGCGACGTAAACGTTTCTGTCCGCAAAAAGGGCAGCCAGGAATTTGGAACCCGTTGTGAAATGAAAAACGTCAATACCTTTAGTGGTGCGGTACGTGCCATTGAATATGAGTTCAAACGTCAGGTGGAAGTATTGGAAGCTGGCGGAGTAATTGAACAGGAAACCCGCCGTTGGGATGACGCTAAAGGGCAGACTGTCCCACTACGTTCCAAAGAGGATGCCCACGATTACCGTTACTTCCCGGAACCAGACTTGAAAACCATTGTTTTGGAAGAATCCTATATTGAGGACTTGAAAAAACAGATTCCGGAAATGCCAAACTATAAAATTGCCCGTTACATGAAGGATTATAGCTTGTCCCAGACAGATGCAGAGCTGATTGCGGATAACCTAGAACGTACCAAACTGTTCGAGGACGTACTGGCTGCCAACAGCAAGGTACTGCCGAAAAACGCTTCTAACTGGGTACTGGGCGATGTTGCAAAAGTGGTAAATGAAACTGGAAAATCCATTTTTGAAACCAAACTTGATGCAACACGTTTAGCGGAATTGATTGTGGCAATCCAGGATAACAAGATTTCCAACTCCGCAGGAAAAACCGTATTTGAGGAACTGATGGCTACTGAAAAATCAGTGGATGATATCATCAAAGAAAAAGGATTGGCACAGATTTCCGATAGTTCTGAACTGGAAGCGGTTGTTGCAAAAGTTCTGGCGGATAACCAGAAATCCGTTGACGATTACCACAATGGTAAAACCAATGCGTTGGGCTTCCTGATGGGGCAATGTATGAAAGCCACCAAAGGAAAAGGCAACCCTGCTATGATGAAAGAGATGATTATGAAGGCATTGCAAGCGTGA
- a CDS encoding QueT transporter family protein — MKNSKKIYQLVSASLIAAMYAVLTFVIAQFAYGAVQLRLSEALTVLPMYTSSAIPGLTVGCLLANIIGLSLGKTMIWDVLFGTMASLIAAVLTRWIGKSKNRAVRYLLGPFPAVIVNAIIVGIEITIFFTDGAASMAAFWMNFFSVFIGQAIVCYAIGIPLMLLMERNDLYKRIFRIDSIQ; from the coding sequence ATGAAAAATAGTAAAAAAATCTATCAATTAGTATCCGCTTCTTTGATTGCGGCCATGTATGCAGTGTTAACTTTTGTAATTGCCCAATTTGCATATGGGGCCGTTCAGCTCAGGCTAAGTGAGGCATTGACTGTATTGCCAATGTACACTTCATCTGCAATACCAGGGTTGACAGTCGGCTGCCTGCTCGCTAATATTATTGGTTTATCTTTAGGAAAAACAATGATTTGGGATGTTCTGTTTGGAACGATGGCTTCGTTAATCGCTGCTGTTTTAACCCGATGGATTGGAAAATCCAAAAACCGTGCAGTAAGATATCTGTTAGGGCCTTTCCCGGCTGTTATTGTAAACGCAATCATTGTTGGGATAGAGATTACTATTTTCTTCACCGATGGTGCGGCCAGCATGGCGGCATTTTGGATGAACTTTTTCAGCGTATTCATTGGTCAAGCGATTGTGTGTTATGCAATTGGCATTCCATTGATGTTGCTGATGGAACGGAATGACCTGTATAAACGCATTTTCCGTATTGACTCAATTCAATAA
- a CDS encoding RNA-directed DNA polymerase → MPKTYAEFMDELTAEELYKGLVAYGMFTEKLPPVLTSEPFFAYCQVRSNPFFDQKEPYISYESMRNINIPRMLGIPNPMAYERLCRCIADYWDRLKEHFTKQTAEQDYMVSRIHIRKMEGKTPIFFMNYKNWKLDGMPEPDLMIGCKYLVKADISSCFPSICAQAISWALVGKEAAKENKPEAQWCHQLSHYAQHTNNGESRGLLIGPHSSNVLSEIILTAIDCHLYQKGWRYIRNIDDYTCYVPSYEDGQKFLVDLGEELQSFDLSLNHKKTEICELPVASVEQWVRKINSVPLNSHHQIDFRSARAYLDSAIELMQANQMNSAILNYAIQVLKGQELTPGAKEYSIKTIFHLVLLYPYLIPQLETTVFSQLGVTSEQIAFLSQKIYQSGLQQHNYEAVCYAIYYAMKYGFELPNFHIAQVVHSGDCLFCLLSFLYFQRQGANDTVEELKKYALQLSQNEEDFNKNWLFVYEILSEELTGDWLDMKQNGVSFIKPEYRYH, encoded by the coding sequence ATGCCAAAAACCTATGCTGAATTTATGGATGAGCTTACGGCGGAAGAACTGTATAAAGGACTAGTAGCCTATGGAATGTTTACCGAAAAACTCCCGCCAGTTTTAACCTCAGAACCTTTTTTTGCCTATTGTCAGGTTCGCTCAAATCCATTTTTTGACCAAAAGGAACCATATATTTCGTATGAAAGCATGAGGAATATCAACATTCCCCGTATGTTAGGTATTCCAAACCCTATGGCATACGAACGGTTATGTCGTTGCATTGCAGATTATTGGGATAGGTTGAAAGAACATTTTACAAAACAGACTGCAGAACAGGATTATATGGTCAGCAGAATCCACATCCGCAAAATGGAGGGAAAAACCCCTATCTTCTTTATGAACTATAAAAATTGGAAACTGGATGGGATGCCAGAACCAGATTTGATGATAGGGTGCAAGTATTTAGTAAAAGCGGATATTTCCAGTTGTTTTCCTAGCATTTGCGCACAGGCAATTTCTTGGGCTTTGGTGGGGAAGGAAGCCGCCAAGGAAAATAAACCAGAAGCCCAGTGGTGCCATCAATTGAGCCACTATGCCCAGCATACGAACAATGGGGAATCCCGTGGCTTATTGATTGGGCCGCACAGTTCCAATGTTTTATCTGAGATTATTTTAACCGCAATTGACTGTCATCTTTATCAGAAAGGCTGGCGGTACATCCGCAATATTGACGATTACACCTGCTATGTCCCCTCCTATGAAGATGGGCAGAAATTTCTGGTGGATTTAGGGGAAGAGCTGCAAAGCTTTGATTTATCCTTAAACCACAAAAAGACTGAAATATGTGAGCTCCCCGTTGCATCAGTAGAACAGTGGGTACGTAAAATCAATTCTGTCCCTCTAAATTCCCATCATCAGATTGATTTCCGATCTGCTAGGGCATATTTGGATTCTGCTATCGAATTAATGCAAGCAAACCAGATGAATTCTGCTATCCTGAATTATGCCATCCAGGTATTAAAAGGGCAAGAATTAACTCCAGGAGCAAAAGAATACAGCATCAAAACCATATTCCATTTGGTACTGCTTTATCCTTATTTAATCCCTCAATTGGAGACTACAGTTTTTTCACAACTTGGTGTAACTTCAGAACAGATTGCGTTTCTATCCCAGAAAATATATCAGTCCGGTTTACAACAACATAACTATGAGGCAGTCTGTTATGCCATTTATTATGCGATGAAATACGGTTTTGAGCTTCCAAATTTCCATATTGCTCAGGTAGTCCATAGCGGTGATTGCTTGTTTTGCCTGTTGAGTTTTTTGTATTTCCAAAGGCAAGGAGCAAACGATACCGTGGAAGAACTGAAAAAATATGCTCTGCAACTGAGCCAAAATGAGGAGGATTTCAACAAAAACTGGCTGTTTGTGTATGAAATCCTTTCAGAAGAACTGACAGGGGACTGGCTGGATATGAAACAAAATGGAGTTTCATTTATTAAACCTGAATATCGTTATCACTAG